One stretch of Riemerella columbina DNA includes these proteins:
- a CDS encoding OmpA family protein — protein MKNLKLGISALALAVATTVSAQTTSNPWLIGVGAHGVNHVAAGGNAGDVIKTAFSGKDLYNINNYTITPPLSKLTVARNLGKALVIDWQTSVGNVDNKRVGMDKEFMLMTGLGLQLKIAGLFGNEELWFDPYVRVGANYLRHDYSGVAAAVNDKNENIGKNHFALATGLGTNIWLTKNFGLGIQGDYVSTPTDNSSIANFWQASATLNFRFGNNDRDKDGVLDKDDLCPDTPGLVEFQGCPDTDGDGVPDKDDNCPDVAGPVDNNGCPWPDTDGDGVLDKDDACVDVAGPAENNGCPWPDTDGDGVLDKDDKCPNVPGLAEYQGCPKPQEAFALEATGALKGIFFNFNKASIRPESNGKLDQAAEIIKSSNGGTFLVTGHTDAKGNANYNLKLSRERAAAVVSALEARGVNGAQLKSRGVGATEAKVPATASDAERMADRKVVVSAVSGAAWEALEKSDLPVVKKKVVKKSTKKATKRRRK, from the coding sequence ATGAAAAATCTAAAATTAGGAATTTCAGCATTAGCATTAGCTGTAGCGACTACAGTGTCTGCACAGACGACCAGCAACCCGTGGTTAATCGGAGTTGGTGCTCACGGTGTAAACCATGTAGCAGCAGGCGGTAATGCAGGAGATGTTATTAAAACAGCGTTCTCAGGTAAAGATTTGTATAATATTAACAATTATACAATCACACCACCACTTTCAAAATTAACAGTGGCGAGAAATTTAGGAAAAGCTTTAGTTATCGACTGGCAAACTTCCGTAGGGAATGTTGATAACAAAAGAGTAGGAATGGACAAAGAATTTATGTTGATGACTGGTCTTGGTCTTCAGCTTAAAATTGCTGGTCTTTTCGGAAACGAAGAATTATGGTTTGACCCATATGTGAGAGTAGGTGCTAACTACTTAAGACACGATTACTCTGGTGTAGCTGCTGCTGTAAATGATAAAAACGAAAATATCGGTAAAAATCACTTTGCTTTAGCTACAGGTTTAGGTACTAACATTTGGTTAACTAAAAACTTTGGTTTAGGTATCCAAGGAGACTATGTATCTACACCAACAGATAACTCAAGCATTGCTAACTTCTGGCAAGCTTCTGCTACTTTAAACTTTAGATTTGGTAACAATGATAGAGATAAAGATGGCGTACTTGATAAAGATGACCTTTGCCCAGATACTCCAGGTTTAGTAGAGTTCCAAGGATGTCCTGATACTGATGGTGATGGCGTTCCAGATAAAGATGATAACTGTCCAGATGTAGCCGGACCAGTAGATAACAATGGTTGTCCTTGGCCAGATACTGATGGAGATGGTGTTCTTGACAAAGACGATGCTTGTGTAGATGTTGCAGGTCCTGCTGAAAACAACGGTTGTCCTTGGCCAGATACTGATGGAGATGGTGTTCTTGATAAAGATGATAAATGTCCAAATGTACCAGGTTTAGCTGAATACCAAGGATGTCCTAAGCCACAAGAAGCTTTCGCTTTAGAAGCTACAGGAGCTCTTAAAGGTATCTTCTTTAACTTTAACAAGGCTTCTATCAGACCAGAGTCTAACGGTAAATTAGACCAAGCGGCTGAAATCATCAAATCTTCTAACGGTGGTACTTTCTTAGTAACAGGTCACACTGATGCTAAAGGTAACGCTAACTACAACTTAAAACTTTCAAGAGAAAGAGCTGCAGCTGTAGTATCTGCTTTAGAAGCAAGAGGTGTTAACGGTGCTCAGTTAAAATCAAGAGGTGTAGGTGCTACAGAAGCTAAAGTTCCTGCTACAGCATCTGACGCTGAAAGAATGGCTGACAGAAAAGTAGTAGTATCTGCGGTAAGTGGTGCTGCTTGGGAAGCTCTTGAGAAATCTGACCTTCCAGTTGTTAAGAAAAAAGTAGTTAAAAAATCTACTAAAAAAGCAACAAAAAGAAGAAGAAAATAA
- the rpmC gene encoding 50S ribosomal protein L29 — protein MKKAEIKNLSVEDLKSQLVEAKATYNKLKLAHKISPIENPIQIRDLRRNIARLETELTNKQ, from the coding sequence ATGAAAAAAGCTGAAATTAAAAATCTAAGCGTAGAGGATTTAAAATCTCAATTGGTAGAAGCTAAAGCCACTTACAATAAACTGAAATTGGCACACAAAATTAGCCCTATTGAAAATCCTATCCAAATCAGAGATTTGAGAAGAAACATCGCAAGACTTGAAACTGAACTAACTAACAAACAATAA
- a CDS encoding YebC/PmpR family DNA-binding transcriptional regulator: MGRAFEYRKASKMARWDKMAKTFSKIGKDIALAVKAGGPDPDSNPALRRCIQNAKGANMPKDNVERAIKKASGADAENYEEVTYEGYGQGGVAFFVECTTNNPTRTVANVRAIFNKFDGNLGKNGELSFLFDRKGIFTIDKSLITMDWEDFEMEMIDGGAEEIDTDDSEVMITTAFEDFGSLSHKLDELGIEVQNAELQRIPNSSKSVSEEQFQANMKMLQRFEEDDDVQNVFHNMEMTDEMMQSL; the protein is encoded by the coding sequence ATGGGACGCGCATTTGAATATCGTAAAGCTTCTAAAATGGCCAGATGGGATAAAATGGCTAAAACTTTTTCTAAAATCGGGAAGGATATTGCTCTGGCAGTAAAAGCTGGAGGTCCCGATCCAGACTCTAACCCCGCCCTTAGAAGGTGTATCCAAAACGCCAAAGGGGCGAATATGCCAAAAGATAATGTAGAAAGAGCCATCAAAAAAGCCAGTGGCGCAGATGCTGAAAATTACGAAGAGGTGACCTATGAAGGCTATGGACAAGGCGGTGTGGCTTTCTTTGTGGAGTGTACCACCAATAATCCAACCAGAACTGTGGCTAATGTAAGGGCTATTTTTAATAAATTTGATGGTAACCTCGGTAAAAATGGAGAGCTTTCGTTTTTGTTTGACAGAAAGGGAATCTTCACGATTGATAAATCTTTAATCACGATGGATTGGGAGGATTTTGAAATGGAAATGATAGATGGCGGTGCAGAAGAAATTGATACTGATGATAGCGAAGTGATGATCACCACAGCATTTGAGGACTTTGGTTCACTTTCTCATAAATTAGATGAGTTGGGAATAGAGGTGCAGAATGCAGAACTCCAGCGAATTCCTAACAGTAGTAAATCGGTTTCGGAAGAACAGTTCCAAGCCAATATGAAAATGCTACAACGCTTTGAGGAAGATGATGATGTGCAGAATGTTTTCCACAATATGGAGATGACAGATGAGATGATGCAGTCGCTATAA
- a CDS encoding GLPGLI family protein, producing the protein MKNKILLFLVLLCLGSMMNAQNIDVFYKLTMKPNVNDKNYVENDLFVLQIREKQSAFYSQNYMKMMSDPASLAKAKIDINKISSNYIIAKEEGKLYHFLRIEEDMVKYEDLNKPVWKLKKEYKTIDSMNCQQATTSFGGRDYVAWFSKDIPLPEGPYKFKNLPGLVVELYSTDGDYHFVLEGLQESKEGLMLPKATLLKDRAQYLKEVKKFADNPSYKMQMADGVNSDQFKYKTYKEGREVSDNQKYKMINQFVWDFMKVHNNPIEKDDIWIR; encoded by the coding sequence ATGAAAAACAAAATTTTATTATTTCTCGTGCTATTATGCTTAGGCAGTATGATGAATGCACAGAACATTGATGTGTTTTATAAATTAACCATGAAACCCAATGTTAATGATAAAAACTATGTAGAGAACGACCTTTTTGTTCTACAAATCAGAGAGAAACAATCGGCGTTTTATAGCCAAAATTATATGAAAATGATGTCTGACCCCGCCAGCTTGGCAAAAGCGAAAATAGACATCAATAAAATTTCATCTAATTACATCATCGCAAAAGAAGAGGGCAAACTTTACCATTTTCTTAGGATAGAAGAAGATATGGTGAAGTATGAAGACCTCAATAAACCTGTATGGAAACTGAAAAAAGAATATAAAACCATAGATTCTATGAACTGCCAACAAGCTACCACTTCTTTCGGTGGTCGGGATTATGTGGCGTGGTTTTCTAAAGATATTCCTCTGCCCGAGGGGCCTTATAAGTTTAAAAATTTGCCAGGTTTGGTCGTAGAGCTGTATTCTACAGATGGCGATTATCATTTTGTTCTTGAAGGTTTGCAAGAGTCAAAAGAGGGCTTGATGTTGCCAAAAGCGACTTTGCTAAAAGATAGAGCGCAATATTTAAAAGAAGTGAAAAAATTTGCGGACAATCCGAGTTATAAAATGCAAATGGCAGATGGCGTTAATAGCGACCAGTTTAAATATAAAACCTATAAAGAAGGTCGTGAAGTATCTGATAATCAAAAATATAAAATGATCAATCAATTTGTTTGGGATTTTATGAAAGTTCACAATAATCCTATCGAAAAAGATGATATTTGGATTAGATAA
- the rpsC gene encoding 30S ribosomal protein S3: MGQKTNPIGNRLGIIRGWDSNWFGGNDYGDRIAEDYKIRRYLEARLSKGGVSRIYIERTLKLVTVTITTARPGLIIGKGGQEVDKLKEELKKLTGKDIQINIFEIKRPELDAVLVADSVAKQIENRISYRRAVKMAIASAMRMGAEGIKIQISGRLNGAEMARSESFKEGRIPLSTFRADIDYHIAEAHTTYGRLGVKVWIMKGEVYGKRELSPLVGTQKKPSGRKRDRK; this comes from the coding sequence ATGGGACAGAAAACAAATCCAATTGGTAATAGATTAGGTATCATCAGAGGATGGGATTCTAACTGGTTTGGTGGTAACGATTATGGCGACAGAATCGCAGAAGACTACAAAATCAGAAGATATCTTGAAGCAAGATTATCTAAAGGTGGCGTATCCAGAATCTATATAGAAAGAACGCTTAAACTCGTTACAGTAACCATTACCACAGCAAGACCAGGTCTTATCATTGGTAAAGGTGGACAAGAGGTAGATAAACTAAAAGAAGAGCTTAAAAAACTAACAGGTAAAGATATTCAAATCAACATCTTTGAAATCAAAAGACCAGAGTTAGATGCCGTTTTAGTAGCAGATAGCGTAGCCAAGCAAATAGAAAACAGAATCTCTTACAGAAGAGCTGTTAAAATGGCGATCGCTAGTGCTATGAGAATGGGAGCAGAAGGGATTAAAATCCAAATCTCAGGAAGATTAAACGGTGCCGAAATGGCAAGAAGTGAATCTTTCAAAGAAGGAAGAATTCCATTATCTACTTTCAGAGCAGACATAGATTACCACATTGCAGAAGCACATACTACCTATGGTAGATTGGGGGTAAAAGTGTGGATCATGAAAGGTGAAGTGTACGGCAAGAGAGAGCTTTCTCCTTTAGTAGGCACACAGAAAAAACCTTCTGGAAGAAAAAGAGATAGAAAATAA
- the rpsQ gene encoding 30S ribosomal protein S17: MMERNLRKERIGVVSSNKMEKTIVVSETMRMKHPMYGKFVLKTKKYTAHDENNECNEGDTVLIQETRPLSKNKRWRLVRIIERAK, translated from the coding sequence ATTATGGAAAGAAATTTAAGAAAAGAAAGAATCGGCGTAGTTTCGAGCAATAAAATGGAAAAAACCATTGTTGTTAGTGAGACTATGAGAATGAAACATCCGATGTACGGTAAGTTCGTTTTAAAAACGAAAAAATATACCGCACATGATGAAAACAACGAGTGCAACGAGGGGGACACTGTTCTTATCCAAGAAACCAGACCTCTAAGCAAAAACAAAAGATGGAGATTAGTAAGAATCATAGAAAGAGCTAAGTAA
- the rpsS gene encoding 30S ribosomal protein S19, producing MARSLKKGPFIHYSLEKKVQANIESGKKTVIKTWSRASMISPDMVGQTIAVHNGKSFIPVYVTENMVGHKLGEFSPTRSFRGHSGNKNKGSR from the coding sequence ATGGCAAGATCACTTAAAAAAGGACCTTTTATTCACTATTCATTAGAGAAAAAAGTTCAAGCGAATATAGAATCCGGAAAGAAAACGGTAATTAAAACTTGGTCTAGAGCATCTATGATTTCTCCAGACATGGTAGGTCAAACTATAGCTGTACACAACGGGAAATCTTTTATCCCTGTTTATGTAACAGAAAATATGGTAGGACATAAATTAGGTGAATTTTCTCCAACAAGATCTTTCAGAGGTCATAGTGGTAATAAAAATAAAGGTAGCAGATAA
- the rplC gene encoding 50S ribosomal protein L3, translated as MSGIIGKKIGMTSLFDESGKNIPCTVIQAGPCSVLQVRTVENDGYKSVQLGFDDKSEKNVGKALAGHFKKAGSTPKAKLAEFYHAFVDTLKIGDEVKVNLFKEGEYVDVTGTSKGKGFQGVVKRHGFGGVMQATHGQHNRLRAPGSIGAGSDPSRVFKGLRMAGRMGGKQVTVQNLQVLKVDEEQNLLVVKGAVPGAKNSYVIIRKWN; from the coding sequence ATGTCAGGTATTATTGGAAAAAAAATCGGGATGACCTCGTTATTTGATGAGTCTGGGAAGAATATTCCTTGTACGGTAATCCAAGCGGGTCCATGTTCGGTTTTACAGGTCAGAACCGTAGAAAACGACGGCTACAAGTCCGTGCAGTTAGGTTTCGATGACAAGAGTGAGAAGAATGTCGGAAAGGCATTGGCTGGTCATTTTAAAAAGGCTGGTTCTACTCCTAAAGCGAAGTTAGCGGAATTTTATCACGCTTTCGTAGACACGCTTAAAATAGGAGATGAGGTAAAGGTAAACCTTTTCAAAGAAGGGGAGTATGTAGATGTTACAGGAACTTCTAAAGGTAAAGGTTTCCAAGGGGTTGTTAAAAGACATGGGTTTGGTGGTGTAATGCAGGCTACCCACGGACAGCACAACAGATTGAGAGCTCCAGGTTCTATTGGTGCTGGTTCTGACCCATCGAGAGTATTCAAAGGCTTAAGAATGGCTGGGAGAATGGGAGGTAAGCAGGTAACTGTACAAAACCTTCAGGTGTTAAAAGTAGATGAAGAACAAAATCTTTTAGTTGTAAAAGGGGCTGTTCCGGGAGCTAAAAATTCTTACGTAATTATTAGAAAATGGAATTAG
- the rplW gene encoding 50S ribosomal protein L23, giving the protein MSVIIKPIISEKASNLSDLRGVYSFLVDTKANKIQIKQAVEEAYGVKVADVRTMIYAPKVSAKYTKKGLQIGKTNKLKKAMVQLVEGEFIDIFATN; this is encoded by the coding sequence ATGTCAGTAATCATAAAACCAATTATTTCAGAAAAAGCATCTAATCTATCTGATTTGAGAGGTGTTTACAGCTTCTTAGTAGATACTAAAGCGAACAAAATACAAATCAAACAAGCGGTAGAAGAGGCTTATGGTGTAAAGGTAGCAGATGTAAGAACCATGATTTATGCGCCTAAAGTTTCTGCGAAATACACTAAAAAAGGACTTCAAATAGGGAAGACCAATAAATTAAAGAAAGCAATGGTTCAGCTGGTAGAAGGTGAATTCATTGATATTTTTGCAACTAATTAA
- the rplV gene encoding 50S ribosomal protein L22 codes for MGKRKQDSALARKVANQDVVKARLNDCPSSPRKMRLVADIIRGENVDKALYILKYSKKEASNKLEKLLLSAIANWQNKNEGADIEEANLFVKEIYVDSARQLKRLRPAPQGRGYRIRKRSNHVTLVLGSKTDNQ; via the coding sequence ATGGGAAAAAGAAAACAAGATAGTGCATTAGCACGCAAAGTAGCCAATCAAGATGTGGTAAAAGCCCGTCTTAATGATTGCCCTTCTTCTCCAAGAAAAATGAGACTCGTTGCTGATATCATTAGAGGAGAAAATGTAGATAAAGCGTTATATATCCTTAAATACTCTAAAAAAGAAGCTTCTAATAAGTTAGAAAAACTCCTTCTTTCTGCCATTGCCAACTGGCAAAACAAAAACGAAGGTGCAGATATTGAAGAAGCCAATCTTTTCGTAAAGGAAATATATGTAGACAGTGCAAGACAGTTAAAAAGACTGCGCCCTGCACCACAAGGTAGAGGTTACAGAATTAGAAAAAGATCTAACCATGTAACATTAGTATTAGGTTCAAAAACAGATAATCAATAA
- the rplP gene encoding 50S ribosomal protein L16, which produces MLQPRRTKFRKVQKMKMKGNANRGHRLAYGTFGIKATEGAWITARQIEAARIAATRYMKREGQLWIKIFPDKPVTKKPAEVRMGKGKGAVEYWVAVVKPGKIMFEIGGVPYDVAKEALRLAAQKLPVVTKFIVANDFVKPQ; this is translated from the coding sequence ATGTTACAACCAAGAAGAACCAAATTCCGTAAGGTTCAGAAAATGAAAATGAAAGGCAATGCCAACAGAGGTCATAGGCTTGCTTACGGAACATTCGGTATCAAAGCAACGGAAGGGGCGTGGATTACTGCAAGACAGATAGAAGCCGCCCGTATCGCTGCAACCAGATATATGAAAAGAGAAGGACAACTATGGATTAAAATATTCCCAGATAAACCTGTAACCAAAAAACCAGCCGAAGTAAGGATGGGTAAAGGTAAAGGTGCTGTAGAATATTGGGTAGCCGTAGTAAAACCTGGAAAAATCATGTTTGAAATAGGTGGTGTTCCTTATGATGTAGCTAAAGAAGCACTTAGATTAGCCGCACAGAAACTACCTGTAGTTACTAAGTTCATCGTAGCTAATGATTTTGTTAAACCTCAATAA
- the rplB gene encoding 50S ribosomal protein L2 has product MSVRKLKPITPGQRFRIVNNFEEITTNKPEKSLTVGLSKKGGRNNTGKMTMRYTGGGHKRKYRIIDFKRNKFDVNATVKTVEYDPNRTAFIALLEYADGEKRYMIAPNGIKVGQTVVSGESATPDVGNAMKLKNIPLGTVISCIELKPGQGAILARSAGSSAQLTSRDGKFAIVKLPSGESRMILVECMAMIGSVSNSDHQLTVSGKAGRSRWLGRRPRTRAVAMNPVDHPMGGGEGRSSGGHPRSRNGKPAKGYKTRKKNKVSNRYIVSKRK; this is encoded by the coding sequence ATGTCTGTTAGAAAATTAAAACCTATCACCCCAGGACAGAGATTCAGAATTGTAAACAATTTTGAAGAGATTACTACCAACAAACCTGAAAAAAGCCTTACAGTAGGGCTTTCTAAGAAAGGCGGTCGTAACAATACGGGTAAGATGACCATGCGTTACACTGGAGGTGGACACAAAAGAAAATACAGAATTATTGACTTCAAAAGAAACAAATTTGATGTTAATGCAACTGTAAAAACTGTGGAATACGATCCGAATAGAACTGCGTTTATCGCTCTATTAGAGTATGCCGATGGAGAGAAAAGATATATGATCGCTCCAAACGGGATTAAAGTAGGTCAAACGGTAGTTTCTGGTGAGTCTGCAACTCCAGATGTGGGGAACGCAATGAAACTGAAAAACATCCCTTTGGGTACTGTGATTTCTTGTATAGAACTTAAGCCTGGACAAGGCGCTATCCTTGCAAGAAGTGCAGGTTCTTCAGCACAATTGACTTCCAGAGATGGTAAATTTGCAATCGTAAAATTACCTTCAGGAGAGTCAAGAATGATTTTAGTAGAATGTATGGCAATGATAGGCTCTGTGTCTAACTCTGACCACCAATTGACCGTATCTGGTAAAGCAGGTAGAAGCAGATGGCTCGGCAGAAGACCAAGAACAAGAGCGGTAGCCATGAACCCGGTAGATCACCCAATGGGTGGTGGTGAAGGTAGATCATCAGGAGGACATCCAAGATCTAGAAACGGTAAACCAGCTAAAGGTTATAAGACGAGAAAGAAAAACAAAGTGTCTAACCGTTACATCGTATCCAAAAGAAAATAA
- the rplD gene encoding 50S ribosomal protein L4 yields the protein MELVVLNTSGKETGRKITLDDAIFGIEPNQHAVYLEIKQYLAAQRQGTHKAKERSEITASTKKLKKQKGSGSARYGDIKSPVFKGGGRVFGPKPRDYRFKLNKALKRLAKKSVLSQKVKDNNVKVLEDFSFEAPKTKEFINVVNALGLTGKKSLFILADANKNVYLSSRNLPKSQVKTFNEISSYDLVNAGEIVFLEGAVEKFQENLRK from the coding sequence ATGGAATTAGTAGTATTAAATACATCAGGAAAGGAGACGGGAAGAAAAATCACTTTAGATGATGCAATCTTCGGAATAGAGCCTAACCAACACGCAGTTTACTTAGAGATTAAACAATACCTTGCTGCACAAAGACAAGGAACGCATAAAGCTAAAGAAAGAAGCGAAATCACGGCTTCTACTAAAAAGCTTAAAAAGCAAAAAGGTTCTGGTTCTGCAAGATACGGTGATATTAAATCTCCTGTGTTTAAAGGTGGAGGTAGAGTATTTGGACCAAAACCAAGAGATTATAGGTTTAAGCTTAACAAAGCGCTTAAGAGATTGGCTAAAAAATCTGTGCTTTCTCAAAAAGTAAAAGATAATAACGTGAAGGTGTTAGAAGATTTTTCATTTGAAGCGCCAAAAACTAAAGAATTTATCAATGTAGTAAATGCTTTAGGCTTAACAGGTAAAAAATCGTTATTTATCTTAGCAGATGCCAATAAGAATGTATATCTTTCTTCAAGAAACTTACCAAAGTCACAGGTGAAAACTTTTAACGAGATTTCTTCTTATGACTTAGTGAACGCTGGAGAAATTGTATTCTTAGAAGGTGCAGTAGAAAAGTTTCAAGAAAATTTAAGAAAATAA
- a CDS encoding OsmC family protein — protein MKITLNRLNDDFLFEGQNAAGNKILLDNTSQPDAKGVSPMESLLMAVAGCSGIDMVNILKKQRQNITSFKAEVEGERIPEDEAKPFKSILVHFILEGDIDLQKAEKAAQLSFEKYCSVSKTLEPKVTISYEVTVNGTKLVKPI, from the coding sequence ATGAAAATTACACTCAATAGACTTAATGATGATTTTCTTTTTGAAGGTCAAAACGCCGCTGGCAACAAAATTCTATTAGACAACACTTCTCAACCTGATGCCAAAGGCGTTTCGCCAATGGAAAGTTTGCTGATGGCAGTGGCAGGCTGCAGCGGCATCGATATGGTGAACATCCTCAAAAAGCAACGCCAAAACATCACGAGCTTTAAAGCCGAAGTGGAGGGCGAACGCATCCCTGAAGATGAAGCCAAACCTTTCAAAAGTATTTTGGTTCACTTTATATTAGAAGGCGATATTGACCTTCAAAAAGCGGAAAAAGCCGCCCAACTATCGTTTGAAAAATATTGCTCCGTGTCTAAAACTTTAGAACCGAAAGTGACCATTAGTTATGAGGTTACCGTGAATGGCACCAAGTTGGTCAAGCCTATTTAA